The sequence GGCTATACGGTGTTGGATATTCAGCAAGATGGCCCGACCATTCGCTACCTGATTCAGCGCTGAAGTCGGCAATAAGATGGGAACTTTGCTTTGCTGGCTCAAGAAGAACAGCAAGTGAACGCCATCATCTTGAGCAGGTTAATATTTTAGCTGCGCAAGGGTTAGGGCGTCATCCGAAAATATTTAGCTTCAGTCCGGCAAAATAAGTTATTGAGAGCCATAGGTTTTATCGTATTGATATAACTTATGGCCCACTCAAGGTTAATTCTCTGTCGGTATCGTTTTGGTCGGTGTCGCGACTGTCAGAGACACACCTGCGGCCCGAAGTCGCTTTAATATACTGAATAATAACGAGCTTTTAGTATTACTCACCATGCGTGGGCTGGGCACCAAACCCGTGACACTGAGCACAATACCGTCCGGGCTTAACTGACTGAATTTTACCGAGGGAGCCGGGGTATCGAGTATGGATTCGTGCTCTTCATAAGCTTCTATCAGTAGCGTTTGTGCCAGTTCAACATCTAAATCCAGCGGGAATGTTAAAGCAATCGTGACCACCCCTTGCGCGTTAGCCATGGTGGCGTTACGTACATTCTGCGAAATTAATTGAGAGTTTGGCACGATAACTGTAGAGCGGTCAGCGAGTTGGATTTCGGTGGCGCGAACATTTATTCGGCGAATATCACCCTCCACACCACTAATACTGATTAAATCCCCGACCTTGACGGGCCGCTCGGTGAGCAAAATAATGCCGGAAATAAAGTTTTTCACAATTTCCTGCAAGCCGAAGCCAATACCTACCGACAGCGCGCTGACAATCCAGGCTAATTTATTCCACTGAATACCGAGCACTGATAAGGTCAGGAGAATCACCAGTACGTAACCAATATTACTGAACAGTGTGACTGCCGAGGTTTTTATACCAGAGTCCATCTGGGTTTTCGGTAGGAATTCATTACTGAGCCAGCGCCGTGCGGTATTTAGCGTATATAAGCCAACAAGTAAGCAAAGTGCAGCATTAAACAAATTTGTCGGGACGATATTTAATCTTTCCAGCCCTTCACCGCCTAAGAGTTCCACTGTTTTTTGCAACAGAGAAACTGGCGTGGTCGAGCCAAAAGTGCCATTAAATAGCGCGATAATAGCCAGTAATATCAGGGTGACTTTACTGGTCGCCGATAATAATGTTGCCGCTTGGGCCAGATGGCGATCATCGATATTTAGCGATTGCTTAATTGCTTTACCGGCACTGCTGGCCGGGGAAAAGAGACTTTCCGCTAAATCGACACAGAAATGAGTCAATAAATATAAGCAAGAGAGTACCAGGCAAACCCACACCAGTTTGTAACTTAAGAATTTTGCCAGTGCGATATAGCCGACTAATAATGACAGCAATATGGCTATTGCCGTAATACCGATAGCCAGATGAATCAATCCAGCTAATGTGGAGTAAGCTTCAGGTTTTTCGCCATTGACCATCAGATGACGCCGTATTCGGTTGGCGCGTAATGGGATAATCGCGGCCGTCAGCGCCACCAACAGGGCGGATATTCCATTGCCAAAAATGGTCCCCGATACGCTGATATTGATCATGTTATTCATTTGATCAATAGCACCAAAAATCATGATGCAGCTGGCTAATAGCGGAGGGAATAGCTTTAGTGACGCGGCGACTTCATCGGCAATGGCGGGTAAACGCCATGAGGGGCGCTGGTTGGATAAGAATGCTCGCCCGAGACCGGCGACTAACGCAGAGAAAAACATCAGTTGAACAAATGCCTGCGCAAAATTCATAACTAGTGGCGAGACATCGGGCGTGCGGGTGAATGTCTGGGTGATGAATTGCGCCATCGTGACGGTGATCAATACCGTGTAGA comes from Yersinia canariae and encodes:
- a CDS encoding DUF3772 domain-containing protein; its protein translation is MAFTFGLTSFMKNNGYFVSRRDYPRLYLLLTLIYASLIAISATGTVFAATTSETTAESSEEPAKPAVSVQLISLQKQLDKLKQSVSVSTSDNQLSALNDTALALVHDVDILLADLKPKREQLQTQLDVLGPLPAAGTLAETPIVAQQRRALNTRKAQLEGQNDQAQAIKANAENLATQIIALRRTALKSQIALNSGSILGAKFWAPIVSPNVDDDKRLKDFVQELADAWHAAWEPEWRTGTAIYLLLALLIGAFGFKLLDNLTAWFCTKCLPQGPLRRSFMASVTTLYTVLITVTMAQFITQTFTRTPDVSPLVMNFAQAFVQLMFFSALVAGLGRAFLSNQRPSWRLPAIADEVAASLKLFPPLLASCIMIFGAIDQMNNMINISVSGTIFGNGISALLVALTAAIIPLRANRIRRHLMVNGEKPEAYSTLAGLIHLAIGITAIAILLSLLVGYIALAKFLSYKLVWVCLVLSCLYLLTHFCVDLAESLFSPASSAGKAIKQSLNIDDRHLAQAATLLSATSKVTLILLAIIALFNGTFGSTTPVSLLQKTVELLGGEGLERLNIVPTNLFNAALCLLVGLYTLNTARRWLSNEFLPKTQMDSGIKTSAVTLFSNIGYVLVILLTLSVLGIQWNKLAWIVSALSVGIGFGLQEIVKNFISGIILLTERPVKVGDLISISGVEGDIRRINVRATEIQLADRSTVIVPNSQLISQNVRNATMANAQGVVTIALTFPLDLDVELAQTLLIEAYEEHESILDTPAPSVKFSQLSPDGIVLSVTGLVPSPRMVSNTKSSLLFSILKRLRAAGVSLTVATPTKTIPTEN